A region from the Chitinophaga sp. Cy-1792 genome encodes:
- a CDS encoding TonB-dependent receptor gives MLRQISILMTLLLVLSAGVMAQNNTGSIKGNVVTSDGQAGSFANIQMKGTGRGTVADIKGDFNLRRLEPGKYILQVSIMGYTAKEEEIDVTAGKTAHITIKIQISDKQLKEVNVTAAQNKFATKESPYIAKLPISNIENPQVYSVVGSSLIKEQQITNFDDIVKNVPGISKLWSSTGRPGDGAGYYSLRGFSVQPTMINGIPGLTNGVNDPAYIDGLEIIKGPSGTLYGSSLISFGGLINLVTKKPYDSLGGEFSYTGGGYGLSRITGDVNAPLNQDKSLVLRTIAAYQTEGTWQDAGLRKSFFFAPSIKYRVNDKLTFNVNAVFNNMESTNVPMIFLNRGRKLEATTPDEFKKMGFDFNRSFTANDITYKTPTINLQGVATYKISDKWTSVTSIAQNTSKSNGYYSYVMFLGPHDDTLSRYVYHQNSTTTSTDIQQNFMGDFKIGSLRNRVVIGLDFMQIQQTDDNSPYTLFDRFNALLPVDPSYSTLNRQAVDRNIAEAGNIYATKGQSNNYTYSAYISDVLNITDRFIAMASLRADYYDYKGFKDYISKTQDGGFNQFALSPKFGLVYEVIKDKMSVFGNYMNGFQNAPPQPQPPLPELRSTFKPMQANQWEGGVKTNLLNGRLNLTASYYDITVNNMTMQQSYTAPDGTNYNYQTQNGKQNSKGFEFEGIVNPIRGLNIVAGYSHNISKTVAGDKKNVGYRPEGAGPADLANLWISYTAPSGKFHGLGAGFGGNYAGENLITNNAVTGTFTLPSYTVLGATVFYDVKKYRLAVKLDNLTNKEYFTGWSTIEQQMPRRFSASAAFRF, from the coding sequence ATGCTTAGACAGATATCGATCCTTATGACGCTGCTGCTGGTACTATCGGCAGGAGTGATGGCGCAAAATAATACAGGCAGCATCAAAGGTAACGTCGTTACCAGCGACGGCCAGGCTGGCTCCTTTGCCAATATCCAGATGAAAGGCACCGGCCGTGGCACCGTGGCAGATATAAAAGGTGACTTCAACCTCAGAAGACTCGAACCAGGAAAATATATCCTCCAGGTATCTATCATGGGATATACCGCCAAAGAAGAAGAAATTGATGTAACCGCAGGAAAAACAGCTCACATAACAATAAAAATACAGATATCAGACAAACAACTCAAAGAAGTGAATGTCACCGCGGCACAGAATAAATTCGCTACAAAAGAATCTCCATACATCGCTAAACTGCCTATCTCCAATATCGAAAACCCACAGGTTTATTCTGTGGTAGGCAGCAGCCTCATCAAAGAACAACAAATTACCAATTTCGATGATATCGTGAAGAATGTACCAGGTATCAGTAAATTATGGTCCTCTACCGGCCGCCCTGGCGACGGTGCCGGCTATTACTCCCTGCGTGGCTTCTCTGTACAGCCAACCATGATCAACGGTATCCCAGGCCTCACCAATGGCGTAAATGATCCCGCATACATCGACGGACTCGAAATCATCAAAGGCCCATCCGGTACACTGTACGGCAGTAGCCTGATCTCCTTCGGCGGTTTGATCAACCTCGTTACCAAAAAGCCTTATGATAGTCTGGGTGGTGAGTTCTCCTATACTGGTGGGGGTTATGGCCTGAGTCGTATCACCGGTGATGTAAATGCACCGCTCAATCAGGACAAATCGCTCGTACTGCGCACCATCGCGGCCTATCAGACGGAAGGTACCTGGCAGGATGCCGGCTTACGCAAAAGCTTTTTCTTCGCACCAAGTATCAAATACCGTGTGAATGATAAATTGACTTTTAATGTTAATGCCGTATTCAATAACATGGAATCTACCAACGTTCCAATGATATTCCTGAACCGTGGCCGTAAGCTGGAAGCCACTACACCGGATGAGTTCAAGAAAATGGGCTTCGACTTTAACCGTTCTTTCACGGCTAACGACATCACTTATAAAACGCCTACCATCAACCTCCAGGGTGTTGCCACTTACAAGATCTCCGATAAATGGACCTCTGTAACCAGCATCGCACAAAACACCAGCAAATCTAATGGTTACTACTCCTACGTAATGTTCCTCGGTCCGCATGACGACACCCTGAGCCGCTACGTATATCACCAGAATTCTACTACGACCTCTACTGATATTCAGCAAAACTTTATGGGTGACTTCAAAATAGGTAGTCTGCGTAACAGGGTTGTAATAGGACTGGATTTCATGCAGATTCAACAAACAGATGACAACTCTCCCTATACCCTGTTCGACAGATTCAATGCCCTGCTGCCGGTAGATCCTTCCTACAGCACATTGAACAGACAGGCCGTAGATCGTAATATTGCCGAAGCCGGTAATATCTATGCTACCAAAGGCCAGAGCAACAACTATACTTATAGCGCTTACATCTCCGATGTACTCAATATCACGGACCGCTTCATCGCAATGGCGAGTCTGCGCGCTGATTACTACGACTATAAAGGATTTAAAGATTATATCTCCAAAACCCAGGACGGTGGATTTAACCAGTTTGCCTTATCTCCTAAATTCGGCCTGGTGTATGAAGTCATTAAAGATAAAATGAGCGTATTCGGTAACTATATGAATGGTTTCCAGAATGCACCTCCTCAGCCACAGCCCCCACTGCCAGAACTGAGGTCTACGTTCAAACCAATGCAGGCTAACCAATGGGAAGGCGGTGTAAAAACTAATCTCCTGAACGGTAGATTAAACCTGACAGCCAGCTACTACGACATCACAGTAAACAATATGACTATGCAGCAATCCTATACAGCACCAGATGGTACCAACTACAATTACCAAACCCAGAATGGCAAACAAAACAGCAAGGGTTTTGAGTTTGAAGGTATTGTCAATCCAATTCGTGGTCTGAATATCGTGGCAGGTTATAGTCATAATATCAGCAAAACTGTTGCTGGTGATAAAAAGAATGTGGGCTATCGTCCGGAAGGTGCCGGCCCTGCAGACCTGGCAAACCTCTGGATCAGCTATACTGCGCCTTCTGGTAAATTTCATGGCCTTGGCGCAGGCTTCGGTGGTAACTATGCCGGCGAAAACCTGATCACTAACAACGCTGTGACAGGTACCTTTACCCTGCCTTCATATACCGTTCTTGGCGCCACTGTTTTCTATGATGTGAAAAAATACAGGCTGGCAGTTAAACTGGACAACCTGACCAACAAAGAATATTTCACCGGTTGGTCTACCATTGAACAGCAGATGCCTCGCAGGTTCTCTGCCAGCGCAGCTTTCAGATTTTAA
- a CDS encoding S-adenosyl-l-methionine hydroxide adenosyltransferase family protein translates to MSIITLTSDIGLQDYLVGAIKGQLWQYCPECHVTDISHHISPFNLPQATYICKSAFAYFPLGTFHFVLINLFDRRPDHVLVAEHNGQYIGCADNGLLTMICGGMPEKVIKIPLAKDEPRNTFAIIQLLAAAARELSRGAALGELAPLTQQIVVKNNLQPLVGDDFIEGQIIHIDSFENVVVNITREQFAAQRKNRKFRIFFRRDEVISQISETYADVPEGTKLALFNAAGYLEIAINKGNAAGLFGLQGFRREQLTQPAGYQQLSYYQTVRIIFQ, encoded by the coding sequence ATGTCCATCATTACATTAACATCTGACATTGGTTTGCAGGATTACCTGGTAGGTGCCATCAAAGGGCAGCTCTGGCAATACTGCCCGGAATGTCATGTGACAGACATCAGCCACCATATCTCCCCTTTCAACCTCCCTCAGGCTACCTATATCTGCAAAAGCGCCTTCGCCTATTTCCCCCTGGGAACCTTCCACTTCGTGCTCATCAACCTCTTCGACCGCAGACCCGATCACGTACTCGTCGCCGAACACAACGGACAGTATATCGGTTGCGCCGATAACGGCCTCCTGACCATGATATGCGGAGGGATGCCCGAAAAGGTCATCAAAATACCACTGGCTAAAGACGAACCACGCAATACCTTCGCTATCATACAACTGCTGGCCGCCGCCGCACGCGAACTTTCCCGGGGTGCCGCCCTCGGCGAGCTGGCGCCGCTTACGCAACAGATTGTCGTAAAAAACAACCTGCAGCCACTCGTCGGCGACGACTTCATCGAAGGACAGATCATCCATATCGACAGCTTCGAAAATGTGGTCGTAAATATCACCCGCGAACAGTTCGCCGCTCAACGCAAAAACAGGAAGTTCCGCATCTTCTTCAGAAGAGATGAGGTCATCAGCCAGATCAGCGAAACTTATGCAGACGTTCCCGAAGGTACCAAACTGGCACTCTTTAATGCCGCCGGTTACCTGGAAATCGCCATCAATAAAGGAAATGCAGCAGGCCTGTTCGGCCTCCAGGGCTTCAGACGTGAACAACTCACCCAGCCCGCAGGATACCAGCAACTGTCTTACTATCAAACTGTCAGAATCATCTTTCAATGA
- a CDS encoding SDR family oxidoreductase, whose protein sequence is MNNFFQNKVVVITGGSSGIGKALVAEMLHNGAQVAVCGRKQSALEALQNELGTKDIFTYVADVSIEADCQAFIEAVTAKFGKIDILINNAGISMRALFRDLDLSVLKSLMDINFWGTVYCTKFAYPAILASKGTIVGVSSIAGYRGLPARTGYSASKFAMQGFLEALRTENLRTGVNVMWVCPGFTASNIRNTALNPHGQAQSETPLNEDKLMSAEEVAARIGKAIAKRKRTLVLTTQGKLTVLLSKLIPGILDGIVFNHFRKEPGSPLQ, encoded by the coding sequence ATGAATAATTTCTTTCAGAACAAAGTGGTGGTCATCACTGGTGGCTCTTCAGGTATTGGTAAAGCGCTGGTAGCAGAAATGCTCCATAATGGTGCCCAGGTTGCCGTGTGTGGTCGTAAACAGTCTGCGCTCGAAGCGCTGCAGAATGAACTTGGCACCAAAGATATCTTTACCTATGTCGCTGATGTGAGCATCGAGGCCGACTGCCAGGCGTTCATCGAAGCAGTAACCGCTAAGTTCGGAAAGATAGATATACTCATCAACAACGCAGGTATCTCCATGCGCGCACTCTTCCGCGACCTGGACCTCAGCGTACTCAAATCCCTGATGGATATCAATTTCTGGGGAACTGTCTATTGCACTAAATTCGCCTACCCGGCCATCCTCGCCAGCAAAGGTACCATCGTAGGGGTCTCCTCTATTGCCGGTTACCGCGGACTCCCGGCACGTACCGGTTACTCCGCCTCCAAATTTGCCATGCAGGGTTTCCTCGAAGCATTGAGAACCGAAAATCTTCGTACCGGCGTTAACGTGATGTGGGTTTGCCCTGGCTTCACCGCCTCCAATATCCGCAATACCGCCCTCAATCCACACGGACAGGCACAAAGCGAAACACCGCTCAACGAAGATAAACTCATGAGCGCCGAAGAAGTTGCCGCCAGAATAGGTAAAGCCATCGCCAAAAGAAAACGTACCCTCGTACTCACCACCCAGGGAAAACTGACCGTTCTGCTCAGCAAATTAATCCCTGGTATCCTCGACGGTATCGTATTCAACCATTTCAGGAAAGAGCCCGGCTCACCCCTCCAATAA
- a CDS encoding DUF2723 domain-containing protein: protein MNFKRTNNIVGWIICIIACIVYIKTMEATGSLWDCGEFISSAYKVQIPHPPGAPLFVLLGRLFTIPLKPSQAALGVNFMSAIASGFTILFLFWTITYFARRLMVKAGEEISKEKMIAIMGAGAVGALAYTFSDSFWFSAVEGEVYAMSSFFTAIVFWAILKWEQEADEKYGDRWIVLIAYLLGLSIGVHLLNLLTIPAMVMVYYFKKYKATGWGTFWAFMVGCAITGIVQKYLIQDTVKASGYMDVFFVNSLHLGFFSGFAFYFIAITAILIIGYRKPKFGIYAPLIVIASIIIIPAFNDVSAGTVIVKIILAAIFLAIPYLLKSFGVNLNTGKVYHASKLAIAFILFMLLGYSTYVTTMVRSTANPAVDMYNVDNPISLVGYLGREQYGDFPLIYGQVFTARPTQYKEGGPIYARGDKNYFVSGKKMDPVYNSDDMMLFPRVWDGSNDQGHADFYRDWLGLAQDEKPSFVDNVKFFLQYQVNFMYFRYFMWNFAGKQNDTQGYGNVRDGNWISGIPFLDNLMYGDQGNMPDSLQNNKAHNRMFMLPFILGIVGFFFQYKYHRKDTLVVSLLFFFTGLAIVLYLNQAGNQPRERDYAYVGSFYAFAIWIGLGVLGIYNALQKRMKGVSAPALATVICLLAVPVLMGFQEWDDHDRSTKTVARDVAKDYLESCAPNAILFTVGDNDTYPLWYAQEVEGIRTDVRVINLSLLGVDWYIDQQRMKVNNSDAVPMSWTPDKYRGETRNFIRFFDDGHIPQNQYFSLKDIMAFMANDDRQINTQDGGSENYLPTRLLSIPVNKDQMLKDGVVSAADSARILPQVQFKISKNYLVKNDLAVYDIIATNNWKRPIYFTSPTDLGLNDYLRPDGLSYRLVPLAKQPSTDPIGMDTNLNTPVMYDNMMNKFQFGGAQIPGTYFDEPNRKMLLYLRQAYSKLGVALSEIGKKDSALKALNYMDKNILDENYPYAMTSPGNMHNYTSLQTAYAFYQAGDAKKGDEIANKIIKDCNQQLRYYQQLPDTRMTSDLKRDEQAAQQMIQWMERMKQDFGHPKSPAALPEGAVQVDTQDSAKK, encoded by the coding sequence ATGAATTTTAAAAGGACCAACAACATTGTAGGCTGGATCATTTGCATCATTGCCTGCATTGTTTACATTAAGACTATGGAGGCAACCGGCAGTTTGTGGGACTGCGGCGAGTTCATTTCAAGTGCGTACAAGGTACAAATCCCCCACCCTCCCGGAGCACCGTTATTTGTGTTGCTTGGCAGACTGTTTACCATTCCGCTGAAACCTTCACAGGCAGCACTGGGTGTAAACTTCATGTCGGCCATCGCCTCCGGTTTCACGATCCTGTTCCTCTTCTGGACAATCACCTACTTCGCCCGTCGCCTGATGGTAAAAGCCGGTGAGGAAATCTCCAAAGAGAAAATGATCGCTATTATGGGCGCCGGCGCCGTTGGTGCACTCGCCTATACCTTTTCTGATTCATTCTGGTTCTCTGCTGTTGAAGGTGAGGTATATGCTATGTCTTCCTTCTTCACCGCCATCGTATTCTGGGCCATCCTCAAATGGGAACAGGAAGCAGACGAAAAATACGGCGACCGCTGGATCGTACTGATCGCTTACCTGCTCGGTCTCTCTATCGGCGTTCACCTGCTCAACCTCCTCACCATCCCGGCAATGGTAATGGTGTACTACTTCAAAAAATACAAAGCTACCGGCTGGGGAACCTTCTGGGCTTTCATGGTAGGTTGTGCCATCACCGGTATCGTTCAGAAATACCTCATCCAGGACACCGTTAAAGCTTCCGGTTACATGGACGTATTCTTCGTGAATAGCCTCCACCTCGGATTCTTCAGCGGCTTCGCCTTCTACTTCATCGCCATTACCGCCATCCTCATCATCGGCTACCGTAAACCTAAATTTGGTATCTACGCACCGCTGATCGTGATCGCGTCTATCATTATTATCCCGGCCTTCAACGACGTTTCTGCCGGTACAGTAATAGTGAAAATAATCCTGGCAGCTATCTTCCTCGCTATTCCTTACCTCCTGAAATCTTTCGGTGTAAACCTGAATACTGGAAAAGTTTACCATGCCAGCAAATTAGCTATCGCATTTATCCTCTTCATGCTCCTCGGTTACTCTACCTACGTAACCACCATGGTTCGCTCTACCGCCAACCCTGCCGTGGATATGTACAACGTAGATAACCCGATCTCACTGGTAGGTTACCTCGGTCGTGAACAGTATGGCGACTTCCCGCTGATCTATGGTCAGGTGTTTACTGCCCGCCCTACCCAATACAAAGAAGGTGGTCCCATCTATGCCCGCGGCGATAAAAATTACTTCGTCTCCGGTAAAAAAATGGATCCTGTCTATAATTCCGATGACATGATGCTCTTCCCTCGCGTATGGGACGGCTCCAATGATCAGGGCCACGCCGACTTCTATCGCGACTGGCTCGGACTCGCACAGGACGAAAAACCTTCCTTTGTCGATAACGTGAAATTCTTCCTCCAGTACCAGGTGAATTTTATGTACTTCCGCTACTTTATGTGGAACTTCGCCGGTAAACAAAACGATACCCAGGGCTACGGCAACGTACGCGATGGTAACTGGATCTCCGGTATCCCATTCCTGGATAACCTGATGTACGGCGACCAGGGCAATATGCCTGACTCTCTCCAGAATAATAAGGCACATAACCGTATGTTTATGCTGCCGTTTATTCTCGGTATCGTAGGGTTCTTCTTCCAATATAAATACCATCGTAAAGATACCCTCGTAGTTTCCCTGCTGTTCTTCTTTACAGGTCTGGCAATTGTTTTATACCTCAACCAGGCTGGTAACCAGCCGCGTGAACGTGATTACGCCTATGTAGGCTCCTTCTATGCTTTCGCAATATGGATAGGCCTCGGCGTACTCGGTATCTACAACGCCCTTCAGAAGAGAATGAAAGGTGTTTCTGCGCCTGCGCTCGCTACTGTTATCTGCCTCCTCGCAGTACCAGTGCTTATGGGCTTCCAGGAATGGGACGACCACGACCGCTCTACCAAAACCGTAGCAAGAGACGTAGCGAAAGATTACCTCGAATCCTGCGCCCCTAATGCCATCCTCTTCACCGTAGGTGACAACGATACCTACCCGCTCTGGTACGCCCAGGAAGTAGAAGGCATCCGCACAGATGTTCGCGTAATCAACCTCAGTCTCCTCGGTGTTGACTGGTACATCGATCAGCAACGTATGAAAGTTAATAACAGCGACGCAGTTCCTATGAGCTGGACGCCTGATAAATACCGCGGAGAAACCCGCAACTTCATCCGCTTCTTCGATGACGGACATATCCCGCAGAATCAATACTTCAGCCTGAAAGATATCATGGCATTTATGGCCAATGATGACAGACAGATAAATACCCAGGACGGTGGCTCTGAAAACTACCTGCCTACCCGCCTGCTGTCTATCCCGGTTAATAAAGACCAGATGCTGAAAGATGGTGTGGTAAGCGCAGCCGACAGCGCCCGCATCCTCCCGCAGGTACAATTCAAAATCAGCAAAAACTACCTGGTGAAAAATGACCTGGCAGTTTATGATATCATCGCTACCAACAACTGGAAACGTCCTATCTACTTCACCAGCCCTACTGATCTGGGTCTGAACGACTACCTCCGCCCGGATGGCCTGTCATACAGACTCGTGCCACTGGCCAAACAGCCTAGCACCGACCCTATCGGTATGGACACCAACCTGAATACACCGGTGATGTACGATAACATGATGAACAAATTCCAGTTCGGTGGTGCACAGATCCCTGGTACCTATTTCGATGAACCTAACAGGAAAATGCTGCTCTACCTGCGCCAGGCTTACTCTAAACTGGGCGTAGCCTTGTCAGAAATCGGTAAGAAAGATTCAGCGCTGAAAGCACTGAACTATATGGATAAAAACATCCTCGATGAAAACTATCCATATGCAATGACCTCTCCTGGTAATATGCATAACTACACCTCCCTGCAAACTGCCTACGCATTCTACCAGGCTGGTGATGCTAAAAAAGGTGACGAAATCGCCAACAAGATCATCAAAGACTGTAACCAACAGTTACGCTACTACCAACAGCTGCCTGATACCCGTATGACTTCAGACCTGAAGCGCGACGAACAGGCTGCTCAGCAAATGATCCAGTGGATGGAACGCATGAAGCAGGACTTCGGCCATCCTAAATCTCCGGCAGCCCTCCCAGAAGGTGCTGTGCAGGTAGATACACAGGACTCTGCCAAGAAGTAA
- a CDS encoding type I restriction endonuclease subunit R, translating to MNTEHEIENKLIRQLTDLKYIHRHDIIDRKALEQNFRAKFEALNRVRLTDNEFLRLRDEIIQPDVFVASKLLREKQYFQREDGSPLHYTLVNNKDWCKNDFEVINQLRINTENSHQRYDIILLINGLPVVQIELKKGDISHRKAMQQIVDYKSEQGNGYNNSLLCFMQLFVVSNVSRTLYFANNQNKHFAFNAEEQFLPVYELADIENKKINNLHDFTDKFLTKCLLGEMISKYMVLVESEQKLLIMRPYQIYAVKAIVDSIKDNRGNGYIWHTTGSGKTLTSFKASTLLKDNPDIDKCLFVVDRKDLDRQTREEFNKFQEGSVEENTNTETLVRRLLSTDYADKVIVTTIQKLALALDGTYKKNYKERLESLSQSRMVFIFDECHRSQFGDNHKAIKEFFPNAQLFGFTGTPIFDENANQTEREGDIKYKKTTKDIFEKCLHAYTITHAIDDRNVLRFHIDYYKGQGNINAQPGEAIAQQAVADAIIEKHNAATNSRRFNALLATSSINNAIEYYQLFKDIQKRERAKHPDYIPLNIACVFSPPAQLIAKDGDPQSQRNAADIRQLQEDLIQEKLDNAENPDEKKKALTEIIADYNKQYGTGHSINEFDLYYQDVQKRIKDQKYSNEDYPHKNKIDITIVVDMLLTGFDSKYLNTLYVDKNLKYHGLIQAFSRTNRVLNDTKPYGNILDFRSQQVAVDQAIALFSGEDNGKARKIWLVDPAPVVIDKFKEAVAKLGNFMEANGLVNEPSEVYSLRGDAAKLAFVENFKEVQRLKTQLDQYTDLDEFQKEEIEYILSEEKLQHYRSAYLETARAYRAIQEKEGENAPPEIQQLDFEFVLFASAVIDYDYIMNLIAESTQKKPAKQKMTRGQIISLLQSNSNLMDEEEDLAAYIRSLDWNSGQSVDELRKGYDQFKNDKHNKELASIAEKHGLQTEVFKSFVDNIVSRMIFDGEQLTDLLAPLELSWRERRVKELELMADLVPQLKKIAQGREISGLIAYE from the coding sequence ATGAACACAGAACATGAAATAGAGAATAAGCTGATCAGGCAACTCACGGATCTTAAATATATCCATCGACATGATATTATCGATAGAAAAGCGCTTGAGCAGAATTTCAGGGCAAAATTCGAAGCCCTCAATCGTGTTCGGCTTACAGACAATGAATTTTTAAGGCTTAGAGATGAAATCATTCAGCCGGATGTTTTTGTGGCATCTAAGTTATTGCGTGAAAAACAATATTTCCAGCGTGAAGATGGTTCGCCATTGCATTATACTTTGGTAAACAACAAAGATTGGTGCAAAAATGACTTTGAGGTGATCAATCAGTTACGTATCAATACAGAGAACAGTCATCAGCGCTACGATATAATTTTGCTGATCAATGGATTACCCGTTGTACAAATCGAACTGAAGAAAGGAGATATATCTCATCGGAAGGCGATGCAGCAGATAGTGGATTATAAGAGTGAACAGGGGAATGGGTATAATAATTCACTACTTTGTTTTATGCAGTTGTTCGTGGTAAGCAATGTGAGTCGCACATTGTATTTTGCCAATAACCAGAACAAGCATTTTGCTTTTAATGCAGAAGAACAGTTTTTGCCTGTTTATGAATTAGCAGATATTGAAAATAAAAAGATAAATAATCTGCATGACTTCACAGATAAGTTTCTAACCAAGTGTCTGCTGGGAGAAATGATCAGCAAATACATGGTATTGGTCGAAAGTGAGCAGAAATTGCTGATCATGCGGCCTTATCAGATTTATGCCGTTAAAGCAATTGTAGATAGTATCAAAGATAACAGGGGGAATGGCTATATCTGGCATACGACGGGAAGTGGTAAAACGCTTACTTCTTTTAAGGCTTCTACCTTACTGAAAGATAACCCGGATATTGACAAATGTTTGTTTGTAGTAGATAGAAAAGATCTTGACCGGCAAACACGTGAAGAGTTCAATAAATTTCAGGAAGGAAGTGTGGAGGAAAATACCAATACAGAAACCCTGGTAAGGCGCTTGCTGTCTACTGATTATGCTGATAAAGTCATTGTTACCACTATTCAGAAACTGGCACTGGCACTGGATGGAACCTACAAAAAGAATTATAAGGAGCGGCTGGAATCATTGAGCCAAAGTCGCATGGTTTTCATCTTTGATGAATGTCATCGTTCTCAGTTTGGAGATAACCACAAAGCAATTAAGGAGTTCTTCCCCAATGCACAGCTGTTCGGTTTTACGGGTACTCCGATATTTGATGAGAATGCGAATCAGACAGAAAGAGAAGGAGATATCAAGTATAAAAAAACGACTAAAGATATCTTTGAAAAGTGCCTGCACGCCTATACGATTACGCATGCGATAGATGATAGGAATGTACTGCGTTTTCATATTGATTATTATAAAGGACAAGGCAATATAAATGCTCAACCAGGCGAAGCAATTGCCCAGCAGGCAGTGGCAGACGCTATCATTGAAAAGCATAATGCAGCCACCAACTCAAGGCGATTCAATGCCTTGCTGGCAACAAGTTCAATTAATAACGCGATAGAATATTATCAGTTATTTAAAGATATACAAAAGAGGGAACGAGCTAAGCATCCTGACTATATTCCTTTGAATATTGCTTGTGTATTTTCCCCGCCAGCTCAACTGATAGCGAAAGATGGAGATCCTCAAAGCCAGAGGAATGCTGCTGATATCCGCCAGCTTCAGGAAGATCTGATCCAGGAGAAATTAGATAATGCCGAAAATCCGGATGAGAAGAAAAAAGCGTTGACTGAAATCATTGCTGACTATAATAAGCAATATGGCACTGGTCATTCAATCAACGAATTTGATTTGTATTATCAGGATGTACAGAAACGCATCAAAGATCAAAAGTATAGCAACGAGGATTATCCGCACAAAAACAAGATTGACATCACTATTGTCGTGGATATGTTACTCACAGGTTTTGATTCCAAATACCTGAATACGCTGTATGTGGATAAAAACCTGAAATACCATGGCTTGATCCAGGCGTTTTCCCGTACCAATCGTGTACTCAACGATACCAAGCCTTATGGTAATATATTGGATTTTCGTTCACAGCAGGTGGCGGTAGATCAGGCTATTGCGCTTTTCTCCGGTGAAGATAATGGCAAAGCAAGGAAGATCTGGCTGGTAGATCCTGCACCAGTGGTAATTGATAAATTCAAAGAGGCCGTAGCGAAGCTGGGCAATTTTATGGAGGCGAATGGATTGGTAAATGAGCCGTCGGAGGTATATTCTCTTCGGGGAGATGCCGCAAAATTAGCCTTTGTGGAAAATTTCAAAGAAGTACAGCGACTTAAAACGCAGCTGGATCAATATACGGATTTGGATGAATTCCAAAAGGAAGAAATAGAATATATTCTATCGGAAGAGAAATTGCAGCACTACAGAAGTGCCTATCTGGAAACCGCCAGAGCATACAGGGCAATACAGGAGAAGGAAGGGGAGAACGCACCACCGGAGATACAGCAACTGGATTTTGAATTTGTATTGTTTGCCTCCGCAGTGATCGACTATGACTATATCATGAACCTGATTGCTGAGAGTACGCAAAAGAAACCGGCTAAGCAAAAAATGACCAGAGGCCAGATAATCAGTCTTTTGCAATCCAATTCTAATTTGATGGATGAGGAAGAGGATCTGGCGGCGTATATCAGAAGCCTGGATTGGAACAGCGGGCAAAGCGTTGATGAGTTACGCAAAGGTTATGATCAATTTAAGAATGATAAACACAATAAAGAATTGGCATCCATTGCTGAAAAGCATGGTTTGCAAACAGAGGTATTTAAATCCTTTGTAGATAATATTGTCAGCAGGATGATATTTGATGGAGAACAATTAACTGATTTATTAGCACCATTGGAGCTAAGCTGGAGAGAACGCAGGGTTAAAGAACTTGAATTAATGGCAGATTTAGTACCTCAATTAAAGAAGATTGCCCAAGGGCGTGAAATTTCAGGATTAATAGCTTATGAATAA